A section of the Candidatus Omnitrophota bacterium genome encodes:
- the dapA gene encoding 4-hydroxy-tetrahydrodipicolinate synthase, with protein sequence MKAVNIKGSMVAMVTPFSAQADTIDEKKLTELVNWHIEQGTDGIVPCGTTGESPTLSFQEHERVIEIVISAARGKIPVIAGTGSNSTKEAITLTQKAQKAGANASLQVTPYYNKPTQEGLYQHFKAVADSVDIPIILYNIVGRTARNIEPETIARLCETCSNIIGVKEASGSLEQMERTKAICPKDFLLISGDDSLTLPLLSIGGVGVISVAANIVPTEVKNLCESFSKGDIEEARKLHYRLLPLIKALFIETNPIPVKTAMGILGMCEPSLRLPMCSMDLKNLEVLKQALKEHGLTK encoded by the coding sequence ATGAAAGCAGTTAATATTAAAGGGTCTATGGTAGCCATGGTGACTCCATTTTCTGCTCAGGCTGATACTATTGATGAAAAGAAGTTAACTGAGCTTGTAAACTGGCATATTGAACAAGGAACAGATGGTATTGTTCCTTGCGGCACAACTGGTGAGTCTCCTACGCTTTCCTTTCAAGAACATGAAAGGGTTATTGAGATTGTGATCTCTGCTGCTAGAGGAAAGATACCGGTAATTGCAGGGACTGGCTCAAACTCGACAAAAGAGGCAATCACGCTAACACAAAAAGCTCAAAAGGCAGGCGCAAATGCCTCTTTGCAAGTAACGCCTTATTATAACAAGCCAACCCAGGAAGGATTGTATCAGCATTTTAAGGCAGTTGCTGATTCAGTTGATATTCCGATTATTCTTTATAATATTGTTGGACGCACTGCAAGAAACATTGAACCAGAGACAATTGCCAGGCTTTGTGAGACTTGTTCAAATATTATTGGAGTCAAGGAGGCCTCTGGTTCCCTAGAACAGATGGAGCGCACTAAGGCGATTTGCCCTAAAGATTTTTTACTTATTTCCGGCGATGATAGTCTGACCTTGCCGCTTCTCTCCATTGGTGGCGTTGGTGTGATATCAGTAGCTGCCAATATTGTTCCGACTGAAGTCAAGAATCTCTGCGAGAGTTTTTCTAAGGGGGATATAGAAGAGGCACGGAAGTTGCATTATAGGCTACTGCCTTTAATCAAGGCATTATTTATTGAAACCAATCCCATACCAGTTAAGACAGCTATGGGAATTTTAGGTATGTGCGAGCCAAGTTTAAGACTTCCAATGTGTTCTATGGACCTTAAAAATTTAGAGGTTTTAAAACAAGCGTTAAAGGAACACGGTCTTACTAAATGA
- a CDS encoding LL-diaminopimelate aminotransferase — translation MADFNLDPSKRLESLPPYLFVEIDKAKRLAQEAGRDIIDLGIGDPDQPTPEFIIEALKKAAEDGTNHHYALDAGLFSLREQIAKWYLERFNVKLDPETEVYPLIGSKEGLAHLPLGLINPEDKVLVPEPAYPAYRSAAIFAGANVIAMPLLEKNGYLPDLDRIPKAKLAYVNYPNNPTAAVAEESFYKKLTLLAARCNMVVASDLAYSQIYYDDVPPMSFLQVEGAKEVGIEFHSLSKTYNMTGWRIGWVCGNKKIISYLARVKSNIDSGIFQAIQFAATVALKDRSDFCKKMRDLYQERRDIFVEGLNEIGWKTKKPLATFYVWAHVPTKEISVEFAKRLLEDADIVSTPGVGFGKYGEGYVRFALTVSKERLQEAVRRIKKVL, via the coding sequence ATGGCAGATTTTAATTTGGATCCATCAAAAAGACTAGAGAGTCTTCCGCCCTATCTATTCGTAGAGATTGATAAGGCAAAGAGACTTGCACAAGAAGCAGGCAGGGATATCATTGATTTAGGCATTGGAGATCCTGATCAGCCTACGCCTGAATTTATCATTGAAGCACTCAAAAAGGCTGCAGAGGATGGCACAAACCATCATTATGCCTTGGATGCAGGACTATTTAGCTTAAGAGAGCAGATAGCAAAATGGTATTTAGAGCGGTTTAATGTAAAACTAGACCCTGAAACCGAGGTCTATCCATTAATCGGCTCTAAAGAAGGCCTTGCACATTTACCTTTGGGTCTGATAAATCCGGAAGATAAGGTATTGGTTCCTGAACCAGCCTATCCAGCCTATCGTTCAGCAGCGATATTTGCCGGAGCCAATGTCATTGCTATGCCTCTTCTTGAGAAAAATGGCTATCTGCCGGATTTAGACAGAATCCCAAAGGCAAAGTTAGCCTATGTAAATTATCCTAATAATCCTACGGCAGCGGTTGCTGAGGAATCATTTTATAAGAAGCTAACCTTGCTAGCTGCAAGGTGTAATATGGTTGTAGCCAGCGATCTTGCATATTCTCAAATTTATTATGACGATGTACCACCAATGAGTTTTCTTCAGGTTGAAGGGGCAAAAGAGGTTGGAATTGAATTTCACTCTTTAAGCAAGACATATAATATGACGGGCTGGCGGATTGGTTGGGTATGTGGCAATAAAAAGATAATCAGTTATTTAGCACGCGTAAAGAGCAATATTGATTCTGGGATATTTCAGGCGATTCAGTTTGCAGCAACAGTGGCACTTAAAGACAGGAGCGATTTTTGCAAAAAGATGAGAGATCTCTATCAAGAGAGAAGAGATATTTTTGTTGAGGGTTTAAATGAAATTGGCTGGAAGACAAAAAAACCCCTTGCTACTTTTTATGTATGGGCCCATGTTCCGACAAAAGAGATCTCAGTTGAATTCGCAAAGAGGCTCCTTGAAGATGCTGATATTGTCTCTACGCCCGGGGTTGGCTTTGGAAAATACGGCGAGGGCTATGTAAGGTTTGCTTTGACAGTAAGTAAGGAGCGCCTGCAGGAAGCAGTCAGAAGGATAAAAAAGGTCCTTTAG
- the dapF gene encoding diaminopimelate epimerase translates to MKIELKKFSASGNTFYLLDTSKYSFDYKPSELARNVCLKSGKVDVDGLLIIEHSKNCDIKMRIFNPDGSEAEMCGNGARCVAFYLSRLDRKDLRIETMVGIIQAEVSSGHVRIKLTDPSDIKLNMPLEVNARMIHVSSIDTGVPHVVVFVNALSRIDVACIGAMIRNHERFAPRGTNVDFVEIRSFDSLAVRTYERGVESETLACGTGIVASVLISYRLSFIRSRKINVKPTSQELLTVEFEYEKGNFSDIWLEGRVQKLTGKKIEVS, encoded by the coding sequence ATGAAAATTGAGCTGAAAAAATTTTCCGCAAGTGGAAACACATTTTATTTACTTGATACTTCCAAATATTCATTCGACTATAAGCCTTCAGAACTTGCTAGGAACGTATGCTTAAAGTCAGGAAAGGTTGATGTAGATGGCTTACTCATCATAGAGCATTCCAAAAATTGCGACATTAAAATGCGCATTTTTAATCCAGATGGCTCTGAGGCTGAGATGTGCGGTAACGGCGCAAGATGTGTAGCATTTTATTTGAGTCGCCTAGATAGGAAAGATCTAAGAATCGAGACAATGGTTGGTATAATTCAGGCAGAAGTAAGCTCCGGGCATGTAAGAATCAAGCTGACTGACCCATCTGATATTAAGCTTAATATGCCGTTAGAGGTCAATGCCCGCATGATTCACGTTAGTTCTATAGATACAGGTGTGCCGCACGTAGTTGTTTTTGTCAATGCCCTCTCCAGAATAGATGTTGCTTGTATCGGGGCAATGATAAGAAATCATGAGAGATTTGCTCCCCGCGGCACAAATGTTGATTTTGTTGAGATTAGGAGCTTTGATTCTTTAGCAGTACGTACGTATGAACGTGGCGTTGAATCTGAAACGCTTGCTTGCGGTACTGGTATTGTAGCCAGCGTCCTTATAAGTTATCGTCTTTCTTTTATTCGCAGTAGAAAGATTAATGTTAAGCCTACTTCGCAAGAACTCTTAACAGTTGAATTTGAATACGAGAAGGGAAATTTTAGCGATATATGGTTAGAAGGTAGGGTGCAGAAACTAACGGGAAAGAAAATAGAAGTCTCCTAA
- a CDS encoding DUF108 domain-containing protein, with translation MKKLAVGLVGCGAIGTYLAKRIDRELSKEIALTAICDINPLSANRLRDSLRQKPTICNISHLIKKSDLVIEAASVKSCLLLLDDVISSGKDILVMSAGALLLKKNIAKLAKRKGARIYIPSGAIAGVDAIRAAGFGKINKIQLTTRKPARTLLDVPYLKKKRLDMAKLKGEVELFSGNASSAISNFPKNINVAAIISLSSLGPKKTKVKILASSRISRNIHEIEVNADCGRIFTRVENRPSRDNPKTSYLAMLSAFATIKNILSPLKIGG, from the coding sequence ATGAAGAAATTAGCGGTTGGCCTCGTCGGATGCGGGGCAATCGGAACATATTTAGCCAAAAGAATCGATAGGGAATTAAGCAAGGAGATTGCTCTTACTGCCATCTGCGATATCAATCCACTATCTGCAAATCGTCTAAGAGACAGCCTGCGTCAGAAACCCACTATTTGTAATATTTCTCACCTTATTAAAAAATCAGATCTTGTTATAGAGGCCGCAAGTGTTAAAAGTTGTCTATTATTGTTAGATGATGTCATATCTTCTGGTAAAGACATTTTGGTCATGAGCGCAGGCGCCTTATTACTCAAAAAAAATATTGCTAAATTGGCAAAAAGAAAAGGAGCTAGGATTTATATTCCAAGTGGCGCCATAGCTGGTGTAGATGCTATTAGGGCAGCAGGATTTGGTAAGATAAACAAGATCCAGCTTACAACAAGAAAGCCGGCCAGAACCTTACTCGATGTACCTTATCTAAAAAAGAAAAGATTAGATATGGCTAAGCTGAAAGGAGAGGTAGAATTGTTTAGCGGAAACGCTTCTTCTGCTATATCGAATTTTCCAAAAAATATAAATGTTGCAGCGATAATTTCACTATCTTCGCTTGGCCCCAAAAAAACTAAGGTCAAAATATTAGCAAGTTCAAGGATAAGTAGGAATATTCATGAAATAGAAGTGAATGCAGACTGTGGCAGAATTTTTACTAGAGTTGAGAATAGACCATCGCGCGATAATCCTAAGACGAGCTATTTAGCGATGTTATCTGCATTTGCAACTATTAAGAATATATTAAGTCCCTTAAAGATTGGGGGCTGA
- the lysA gene encoding diaminopimelate decarboxylase: MHDFKFIKDRLFCEGVPVMKIAKEFKTPLYIYSYKTIIEHFHKLYSAFSDFKPLICYSLKANSNLSIARVLLKQGAGLDIVSGGELYKALKIGASPRRIVYASVGKTEEEITRAIQVGILFFNVESDSELRVINRIAGQLGKIVQVAIRINPDIEPQTHEYITTGKLTNKFGVSLDLARRIFINRGSFPNIKFNAVHMHIGSQIISSRPFIGAIRRVLDFVLELLSLGIKIEYLNIGGGLGIIYKNEKPQTAHQFSKNISGLLRRANLKIILEPGRFIVGNAGILVTKVIYVKKNHKKIFVIVDAGMNDLMRPALYGAYHDILPLARRNNRGKVSVDVVGPICESADFLAKNRKIQKVSEGELLAVMSTGAYGFSMASNYNSRLQPAEVLVKGKNSYLIRERQNFKDLIKGEHIVKFLE; encoded by the coding sequence ATGCATGATTTTAAATTTATAAAGGATAGGCTTTTTTGTGAAGGTGTTCCCGTAATGAAAATCGCCAAGGAATTCAAGACACCTTTGTATATTTATAGCTACAAGACGATAATTGAACATTTTCATAAATTATATAGTGCATTTTCAGATTTTAAGCCTTTAATCTGTTATTCCCTGAAGGCAAACTCTAATCTTAGTATAGCCAGGGTGCTCCTTAAACAGGGGGCAGGGCTTGACATTGTCTCTGGTGGTGAACTATATAAGGCCCTAAAGATCGGCGCTAGTCCACGTAGAATAGTCTATGCATCTGTTGGAAAGACAGAAGAAGAGATTACTAGGGCAATTCAGGTGGGAATCTTATTTTTTAATGTCGAATCAGATTCAGAGTTAAGGGTTATCAATCGCATAGCAGGCCAACTAGGCAAAATTGTACAGGTAGCGATTCGTATTAATCCAGATATCGAACCGCAGACCCATGAGTATATTACTACTGGTAAACTAACTAATAAATTCGGAGTCAGCCTTGATCTGGCGCGAAGGATATTCATAAATAGAGGTAGCTTTCCTAATATTAAGTTTAATGCTGTTCATATGCATATTGGGTCTCAGATTATTAGTAGTCGTCCTTTTATTGGAGCAATCAGGCGAGTCCTTGATTTTGTCCTAGAGTTGCTTTCATTGGGGATCAAAATAGAATATTTGAATATTGGCGGTGGTCTGGGTATTATTTATAAGAACGAAAAACCACAGACTGCACATCAATTTTCAAAGAATATCAGTGGTCTCTTAAGAAGGGCTAACTTGAAAATAATTTTGGAGCCAGGTAGATTTATTGTTGGAAACGCCGGTATTTTGGTTACCAAGGTAATCTACGTAAAGAAAAACCATAAAAAAATATTCGTTATAGTGGATGCTGGAATGAATGATTTAATGAGGCCAGCCTTGTATGGGGCATACCACGATATACTGCCTTTAGCGAGACGAAATAATAGAGGTAAGGTTAGTGTAGATGTAGTAGGTCCTATTTGTGAGAGCGCTGACTTTTTGGCCAAGAATAGAAAAATACAGAAGGTCTCTGAAGGTGAGCTATTGGCAGTGATGAGTACAGGTGCCTATGGCTTCTCTATGGCGAGTAATTATAATTCGCGCCTTCAACCAGCAGAGGTATTGGTTAAGGGTAAGAATAGCTATCTTATAAGAGAACGGCAGAATTTCAAAGATTTAATTAAGGGTGAGCATATCGTTAAGTTTTTGGAATAG
- the dapB gene encoding 4-hydroxy-tetrahydrodipicolinate reductase gives MLKLAVSGACGRMGSRIIALAKNDKELSVAVCLERKGHAKLASQIEGMSITDDYSLVSGVDCVIEFTEPEATLKNLETCLKYKRPMVIGTTGLKQESIAVINKAAGTIPIVLSVNMSVGVNLVFKVVKELANVLSDYEIKIIEAHHIHKKDAPSGTAKKIAQIIKEARGKAAEDIQSIREDEIVGDHEIIFDGQFDRVSLKHSAKSRDIFAQGALIAAKWVVSKECGLYTMADCLSANEE, from the coding sequence ATGCTTAAATTAGCAGTTAGTGGTGCCTGTGGCAGAATGGGCTCTAGAATTATTGCCTTGGCTAAGAATGATAAGGAGCTTTCTGTTGCTGTTTGCCTTGAACGCAAAGGACATGCGAAACTGGCTAGTCAGATTGAAGGTATGTCAATAACTGATGATTACTCTCTTGTATCTGGCGTTGATTGCGTTATTGAATTTACTGAGCCAGAGGCAACTCTTAAAAATTTAGAGACTTGCCTAAAATATAAACGTCCCATGGTAATAGGCACTACAGGCCTGAAGCAAGAGTCAATAGCAGTTATAAATAAAGCGGCAGGGACTATTCCGATCGTATTATCTGTCAATATGTCAGTTGGAGTAAACCTTGTATTTAAGGTTGTAAAAGAATTGGCGAATGTCTTATCTGATTATGAGATAAAGATTATTGAAGCGCACCATATTCATAAAAAAGATGCACCCAGCGGAACAGCAAAAAAAATTGCCCAGATTATTAAAGAGGCTAGAGGTAAAGCGGCTGAGGATATACAATCAATTAGAGAAGATGAAATTGTCGGTGATCATGAGATAATTTTCGATGGGCAATTTGATAGAGTTTCTCTAAAACATAGCGCAAAAAGTCGTGATATCTTTGCACAGGGTGCTTTAATTGCTGCAAAATGGGTAGTTTCAAAAGAGTGTGGTCTTTATACGATGGCCGATTGCCTATCAGCCAATGAAGAATAA
- the folK gene encoding 2-amino-4-hydroxy-6-hydroxymethyldihydropteridine diphosphokinase: MTLVYLGLGSNIGNRRENIKRALSLLNKDGLKIREVSKLIETEPVGLRQQRKFLNAVACLSTELSPIKLLRKVKRIEKEMGRKSSVRFGPRIIDLDILIYGNLKLKSKELTIPHPRMHKRDFVLKPLSSLTKLSHLRIKNKK; the protein is encoded by the coding sequence ATGACATTAGTTTATTTAGGCCTGGGAAGCAACATCGGCAATAGGCGAGAGAATATCAAGAGGGCCTTAAGTTTGTTAAATAAGGATGGCCTAAAGATAAGAGAGGTATCCAAGCTTATCGAAACAGAGCCAGTTGGTTTAAGGCAGCAGCGAAAATTCCTAAATGCTGTAGCGTGTTTGTCTACTGAGCTTTCTCCCATTAAACTTTTAAGAAAGGTAAAAAGAATAGAAAAGGAGATGGGTAGAAAATCCAGTGTTAGATTTGGCCCACGTATTATCGATTTAGACATTCTTATCTACGGAAATCTTAAATTAAAAAGTAAAGAACTAACGATTCCTCATCCGCGCATGCATAAGCGTGATTTTGTATTAAAACCCTTGAGTTCCCTTACCAAGTTGTCCCACTTAAGAATTAAGAATAAAAAATGA
- the panC gene encoding pantoate--beta-alanine ligase, translating into MKVVKYPDRMQAICRRLKAQGKRLGFVPTMGYLHEGHLSLMRQAKAENDICIISIFVNPLQFGPREDFKRYPRDFNRDRKLAKDVGVDFIFFPSQADMYSHNFSSEVNAGKMGEILCGISRPGHFKGVTTVVLKLLNITLADVAYFGQKDFQQARIIQNMVKDLNHPVKIKMLPIIRDEDGLAMSSRNRYLSTRGRSDARVLYRSLIEARRKIGGGCRSSKAIISTIKNLISTVRSARIDYIVIVDVDDSSCMSRLRGEIAILLAVKIGGVRLIDNIIIKI; encoded by the coding sequence ATGAAAGTAGTCAAGTATCCCGATAGGATGCAGGCTATATGCAGACGCCTTAAAGCGCAAGGCAAGAGATTGGGCTTTGTTCCTACAATGGGGTATCTGCACGAAGGCCATCTTAGTCTTATGCGCCAGGCAAAGGCAGAAAATGACATTTGTATTATAAGCATTTTTGTTAATCCTTTGCAATTTGGTCCGCGTGAAGATTTTAAGAGATATCCGCGGGATTTCAATCGAGATAGAAAACTCGCTAAAGATGTTGGCGTAGATTTTATATTCTTTCCTTCCCAGGCTGATATGTATTCTCACAATTTTTCAAGTGAAGTTAATGCAGGGAAGATGGGTGAGATTTTATGCGGCATTTCACGCCCGGGTCATTTTAAAGGCGTTACGACCGTAGTCCTTAAATTGCTCAATATAACCTTGGCTGATGTGGCATATTTTGGTCAGAAGGATTTTCAGCAAGCGCGGATTATCCAAAATATGGTTAAGGATTTGAACCATCCGGTTAAAATAAAGATGTTGCCAATTATAAGAGATGAGGACGGCCTGGCCATGAGTTCAAGAAATAGATATCTTTCCACAAGAGGCAGATCAGATGCTAGGGTTCTTTACCGTTCTCTTATTGAAGCCAGGCGCAAGATAGGAGGTGGTTGTAGATCTTCCAAGGCTATAATATCGACGATAAAAAACTTGATTTCGACGGTAAGATCTGCTAGAATTGATTATATTGTAATTGTCGACGTAGATGATTCAAGTTGCATGAGCCGGCTGCGTGGTGAGATTGCAATTTTGCTCGCGGTAAAAATTGGCGGCGTGAGATTAATCGATAACATAATAATTAAAATATGA
- a CDS encoding glycosyltransferase family 39 protein, whose translation MLKLNKKAGPLLLFFIIIFAFVLRIYGISKLPALTTDGYMYMKIAQGVYENPLNYSSRNFHDKFTAEGRRLPDFINRPLFVYPPVFCYLIALMYFLWGVATESAMLVPLFFGLGTIIVTFFIAKNLYNKNIAILSALFVSIEPINWLCSQKVWIETAYTFFSSLAILFFINTKRSRKYFVFAGISLGIALLSKYQAILTLFVIIGFMLLRKRKLLLQKDFLFFLASIGLLFLPWIIWNALIDKFQTLRGFVIANITRPFEAFSLVVIIFSSVLAIALILRKALLSLKDKGHQTYNLGRLKKLIVVFSCSLAVLFLVRYILPIVFSFTIPKSGWYQGIFRGEPPYFYLKRLIEFSPLYLFSYIAIIYYYFKKGEEDFLLILWAVVILAFHILWGNYQSRYIILSIPPLLILASKLCHDLYNRITKIDAVKVRITYEIIFILILLFSVFKTFWVGGILATTSQPCYF comes from the coding sequence ATGCTTAAATTAAATAAAAAAGCAGGGCCTTTATTACTTTTTTTCATTATAATCTTTGCCTTTGTTCTTAGGATTTACGGAATTTCTAAGTTACCTGCTCTTACCACTGATGGTTATATGTATATGAAGATTGCGCAAGGGGTATATGAAAATCCTCTGAATTATTCTTCCCGTAATTTTCATGATAAATTTACAGCTGAAGGTCGAAGGCTGCCAGATTTTATTAATCGTCCGCTTTTTGTTTATCCGCCAGTTTTCTGTTATCTGATTGCCCTAATGTATTTTCTCTGGGGCGTGGCTACTGAATCAGCCATGCTTGTGCCGTTATTCTTCGGTTTAGGGACAATCATTGTTACCTTCTTTATTGCAAAGAACCTTTATAACAAAAATATAGCTATTCTTTCGGCTTTGTTTGTGAGCATCGAGCCTATTAATTGGCTTTGTTCTCAAAAGGTTTGGATTGAGACCGCTTATACTTTTTTTTCCTCTTTGGCAATATTGTTTTTTATTAACACTAAAAGGAGCAGGAAATACTTTGTTTTTGCCGGTATTAGTTTGGGTATAGCATTGCTCAGTAAGTATCAGGCAATTTTGACCCTCTTTGTTATTATCGGATTCATGCTACTTAGAAAAAGAAAGCTGTTATTACAAAAAGATTTTTTATTTTTCTTAGCGAGCATAGGTCTTCTTTTCCTACCATGGATAATTTGGAATGCCTTGATTGATAAATTTCAGACTTTAAGAGGTTTTGTGATTGCCAATATAACTCGGCCGTTTGAGGCATTCAGTTTAGTAGTTATTATCTTTTCCTCTGTTCTGGCTATAGCCTTAATCTTGAGAAAGGCATTATTAAGCCTAAAAGATAAGGGGCACCAGACTTATAATTTAGGCAGATTAAAAAAATTGATAGTTGTTTTTTCCTGCTCTTTGGCAGTTTTATTTTTAGTTCGATATATTTTGCCTATCGTCTTCTCATTCACTATCCCTAAATCGGGCTGGTATCAGGGCATATTTAGAGGAGAGCCACCCTATTTTTATTTAAAAAGATTAATCGAATTTTCACCCCTCTATTTATTTTCCTATATTGCGATAATCTATTATTATTTTAAGAAGGGTGAGGAAGATTTTTTATTAATTCTTTGGGCAGTTGTTATATTGGCCTTTCACATTCTCTGGGGCAATTATCAGAGTCGTTATATTATATTATCCATACCACCCTTACTAATTTTGGCATCAAAACTTTGTCATGATTTATATAATAGGATTACCAAGATTGATGCCGTTAAGGTAAGAATAACTTATGAGATTATATTTATTCTTATTCTACTTTTTTCAGTATTTAAAACTTTCTGGGTAGGTGGTATTTTGGCCACAACCTCTCAGCCATGTTATTTTTAG
- a CDS encoding glycosyltransferase family 39 protein has translation MNRLFYVIIWILVLFSITNIYFTIPKESDFYTSADEGRYFKYASAVATGGLGEFRKLAKQYVQDKNEHLFPSPLRAGHILATSLWFRLFGISFVSLARFSWFCFILFLLVSFYFCKKYFDRDLAHFYVLLLSSSPLLMAMARRALSDSNANLFCCIAVWLFFVFLKQQNKINYCLFLLFFCFAISIKLPSLLLLPFFILSFLLYKYVYKNKISNLCLVGTIFIPVLLLPVFYLVLFGNFQDFLLLVKAWSGHYLTGTVPSSYAILFNDGPWYTHIIHYLLLSPITTLLFIGYFCYTLLSRKFVWRTTYFFNYFLVYFIIVSNLKYARVARHILNLEMVVYLFSVVMLYELFRQKTKLYQLYLVFASSVLIFFLNYFNFMDIFYYKKIYDPVSYWLLMAKNIIPKF, from the coding sequence ATGAATAGATTATTTTATGTGATTATTTGGATTTTAGTTTTATTTTCAATCACAAATATATATTTTACAATTCCAAAAGAAAGTGATTTCTACACCTCTGCAGATGAAGGCCGATATTTTAAATATGCAAGTGCAGTTGCGACTGGAGGCTTAGGGGAATTTAGAAAATTAGCAAAGCAATATGTCCAGGATAAGAATGAACATCTTTTTCCATCACCTTTAAGGGCAGGCCACATTCTGGCGACCTCTTTATGGTTTAGGTTATTTGGTATCAGCTTTGTCTCTCTTGCAAGATTTTCCTGGTTTTGCTTTATCCTGTTTTTACTGGTCTCATTTTATTTTTGTAAAAAATATTTCGATAGAGATTTAGCTCATTTCTATGTTTTATTGCTGTCTTCCTCGCCGTTACTTATGGCAATGGCAAGAAGGGCCCTATCAGATAGCAACGCGAATTTATTTTGTTGTATAGCTGTTTGGCTTTTTTTTGTATTTTTAAAGCAACAGAACAAGATCAACTATTGTTTATTTCTTTTGTTTTTTTGCTTTGCCATTTCTATTAAATTGCCAAGTTTACTCCTTTTGCCATTTTTTATACTTTCCTTTTTACTGTATAAATATGTTTACAAAAATAAGATATCCAACCTATGTCTTGTTGGCACAATTTTTATACCAGTTCTATTATTACCTGTTTTCTATCTAGTATTATTTGGCAACTTTCAGGATTTTTTGTTATTAGTAAAAGCATGGTCAGGTCATTACCTTACTGGTACTGTACCTAGCAGCTACGCAATACTTTTTAATGACGGGCCTTGGTATACCCACATAATTCATTATCTCCTGCTTAGTCCGATAACAACGCTCCTGTTTATCGGCTATTTTTGTTATACGCTACTATCAAGAAAATTTGTCTGGAGGACTACTTATTTCTTTAATTATTTTTTAGTCTATTTTATAATTGTATCTAATTTAAAGTATGCTAGAGTCGCACGCCATATTCTAAATTTAGAAATGGTCGTATACTTATTTTCGGTAGTGATGCTATATGAATTATTCAGACAGAAGACCAAGCTCTATCAGCTCTATTTAGTTTTTGCAAGCTCAGTATTAATATTCTTCCTGAACTATTTTAATTTCATGGACATATTTTATTATAAGAAAATCTATGATCCTGTCAGTTATTGGCTTTTAATGGCAAAAAATATTATTCCAAAATTTTAA